The Peribacillus sp. FSL P2-0133 genome has a segment encoding these proteins:
- a CDS encoding cytochrome P450 produces MSHADDVYRTSPKVPKGRLISGHTKEFQTDPIGFLTRLAKEYGEVAKFRFGPFHNVYHISNPDLIKQILVTKQKSFVKSRDFNVLKPLVGEGLLTSEKDFHMRQRRLIQPSFKKTHISQYAKDMIDTTMDYISTWQHDDERIITKDMMNITLGIVSKTMFSMEFKGGYEIVGKPLETALRITVKRMRKIFRMPLWVPTKINRKYKKAIQRLDKVIYGIIEKRKNDTVKHEDMLGILIDARDDKDGLGMTSLQVRDELMTIFLAGHETTATALSWALYEISKHPEIQSKLFSEVNSIIGHRTPKAEDFMKLPYTQNIIHETLRVYPPSYILSRDVAEDVVIGGYRFKKGDMILISSYVMQHNPEYFDQPESFIPERFENNFLKSLPAFAYFPFGGGPRVCIGNHFAMMEAVLVLACIAKQYRIKLAPDHHEVTPLPALTLRPKNGLRMVIEERDAEAFEPGESYF; encoded by the coding sequence TTGAGCCACGCTGATGATGTCTACCGCACTTCTCCAAAGGTTCCAAAAGGAAGGCTGATTTCCGGACATACAAAGGAGTTTCAAACTGATCCCATTGGCTTTCTGACCCGCTTGGCCAAGGAATATGGGGAAGTCGCTAAATTCCGTTTTGGACCATTCCATAATGTTTATCACATTTCAAATCCTGATTTAATAAAACAAATACTCGTAACAAAACAAAAATCCTTCGTCAAATCCAGGGACTTCAATGTTTTAAAACCGCTTGTCGGTGAAGGTCTACTTACAAGCGAAAAAGACTTTCATATGCGACAGAGAAGGCTTATCCAACCCTCTTTCAAAAAGACTCATATTAGCCAATACGCCAAGGATATGATTGATACCACAATGGATTATATATCAACTTGGCAACATGATGATGAACGGATTATAACGAAGGATATGATGAACATCACTCTCGGGATAGTCAGCAAGACCATGTTCAGCATGGAATTCAAGGGTGGGTATGAAATTGTTGGAAAACCGCTGGAAACCGCATTAAGAATAACAGTCAAAAGGATGAGAAAGATTTTTCGTATGCCATTATGGGTACCGACTAAAATCAACCGTAAATATAAAAAGGCGATACAAAGGCTTGATAAAGTGATTTACGGCATAATTGAAAAACGGAAGAACGACACAGTAAAACATGAAGACATGCTTGGAATCCTGATAGACGCCCGTGATGACAAAGACGGATTGGGTATGACAAGCCTTCAGGTCCGTGATGAATTAATGACTATTTTTCTTGCCGGTCATGAAACGACAGCAACTGCTCTTTCCTGGGCACTGTATGAAATTTCGAAACACCCAGAAATTCAATCCAAGCTTTTCAGTGAAGTGAATAGCATTATCGGTCACCGGACACCCAAGGCTGAAGATTTCATGAAATTACCATACACTCAAAATATCATTCATGAAACACTTCGCGTTTATCCGCCATCGTATATTTTATCCCGTGATGTGGCGGAGGATGTCGTAATAGGAGGATATCGCTTCAAAAAAGGCGATATGATTCTAATAAGTTCTTACGTGATGCAGCATAATCCAGAGTATTTTGATCAACCTGAATCATTTATTCCAGAGCGATTTGAAAATAACTTTTTGAAAAGCCTGCCTGCGTTCGCTTACTTTCCATTTGGCGGAGGACCTCGGGTTTGTATTGGCAATCATTTTGCCATGATGGAAGCGGTGCTTGTCCTGGCCTGCATTGCAAAGCAGTATAGGATAAAGCTTGCTCCTGACCATCATGAAGTAACCCCCCTTCCGGCCCTTACACTCAGACCAAAGAATGGACTGCGCATGGTGATAGAAGAAAGGGATGCAGAAGCCTTCGAACCTGGAGAATCCTATTTTTGA
- the galU gene encoding UTP--glucose-1-phosphate uridylyltransferase GalU, with protein MIKKAVIPAAGLGTRFLPATKAQPKEMLPIVDKPTIQYIIEEAVQSGITDIIIVTGKNKRAIEDHFDKSIELEMLLQMKGQNDLLNIVENISNMVDIHYVRQKEPLGLGHAVLCAKTFIGDEPFAVLLGDDIVDSQVPALKQLMEQYNKVRTSIIGCKEVSPADVSKYGIVNFQERYEDLFLVRNLVEKPKVEDAPSTQAIIGRYILSPAIFEILETVQPDRKGEIQLTEALDLLLEKEPLYSYIIEGNRYDVGDKFGFLQASLDFAMKRPELRDQLITYLRQLFP; from the coding sequence ATGATAAAGAAAGCGGTGATTCCAGCAGCCGGTTTAGGAACACGATTTTTACCTGCCACGAAAGCTCAACCAAAGGAAATGCTGCCGATTGTCGATAAGCCGACCATTCAATATATTATCGAGGAAGCGGTACAATCAGGGATTACAGATATTATCATCGTTACGGGTAAAAACAAACGTGCCATTGAAGATCATTTCGATAAATCAATTGAACTTGAAATGCTTCTGCAAATGAAAGGTCAAAATGATCTGCTTAACATCGTGGAGAACATTTCCAACATGGTGGATATCCACTATGTAAGACAAAAGGAACCTTTAGGTCTGGGGCATGCGGTTTTATGTGCCAAAACTTTTATCGGAGACGAACCTTTTGCCGTCCTGTTAGGGGACGATATCGTGGATAGCCAGGTTCCAGCTTTGAAGCAGTTAATGGAACAGTATAACAAGGTTCGTACGAGTATTATCGGATGTAAGGAAGTGTCACCTGCAGATGTCTCCAAGTATGGGATCGTAAATTTCCAAGAACGATATGAGGATTTATTTCTGGTAAGAAACTTGGTGGAAAAGCCAAAAGTGGAGGATGCACCATCAACACAGGCGATTATTGGCCGATATATTTTATCACCTGCGATTTTTGAAATCCTTGAAACCGTACAGCCCGATCGGAAGGGGGAGATCCAGCTTACCGAAGCTTTAGACCTTTTGTTAGAAAAGGAACCATTATACTCGTATATCATCGAAGGAAATCGATATGACGTCGGCGATAAATTCGGCTTCCTCCAAGCTTCATTAGATTTCGCCATGAAACGACCTGAACTTCGTGATCAGCTAATAACATATTTAAGGCAGCTGTTCCCTTAA
- a CDS encoding DUF6044 family protein — MLPIENQERVQILFALLVIFLYLSPLFILGENAHIRVHDNLDSNLAWYKVLSESGELFGAIDAKVPQIMNGLPRNAFGSEFSIIVWLYALFPTMVAYAISQAITRFIAFFGMYILLKKHLITGSRSGWIRVGTSLAFALTPFWPSGMLSTLGMPLALWAFLNIRSKDHSWKNYLVLTLLPLYSSIVLGFFFFLVAMGFLWLTDVIRRKGWNITFLLSIVYMTVIFGMVEYRLVASFIFDSEPNSRDEYFHARLPLEWVIKLTFKNFVLGHTHVMTVHALIILPITIFALYIILTKKLWRQEKVYVFLFCLNFILSAWYAFWFYKGWLPLTERFHTLDTFNFARFHFLRPMVIYMGFALAVKIIWEHSDYAKKTLSIFIAVQIIVLMGFNEEITHNKKPSFKEFYSESLFQEIKDHIDLPQEEYRVASIGLHPAIAQFNGFYTLDSYNNFYPLTYKHQFRQIIENELAKNKNIRIYFDEWGGRCYLFTDELGKHYMFKKSSKKELENLDLNMDAFKGLGGKYIFSALPIKNAKENGLVLDRSFTKKGSVWKIYLYRVM, encoded by the coding sequence ATTTTGCCAATTGAAAATCAAGAGAGAGTTCAAATCCTTTTTGCCTTACTCGTCATTTTTTTATATCTTTCTCCTTTATTCATCCTTGGAGAAAATGCGCATATTCGCGTACATGATAATTTGGATTCCAACCTTGCCTGGTATAAAGTCCTTTCAGAAAGCGGTGAGTTATTCGGTGCAATAGACGCCAAAGTTCCCCAGATTATGAATGGGCTGCCCCGAAATGCTTTTGGCAGTGAGTTCAGTATTATCGTGTGGCTTTATGCTCTTTTTCCGACAATGGTTGCATATGCAATAAGCCAGGCGATAACAAGGTTTATTGCATTCTTTGGTATGTATATCCTATTAAAGAAACATTTGATTACAGGAAGCCGATCAGGCTGGATTAGGGTTGGAACATCCTTAGCCTTTGCCCTTACCCCATTTTGGCCATCGGGAATGCTCAGTACACTTGGGATGCCGCTTGCACTTTGGGCTTTTTTGAATATTCGCAGCAAGGACCATTCTTGGAAGAATTATTTGGTCCTTACACTTTTACCGCTTTATTCAAGCATCGTGCTTGGCTTTTTCTTTTTTCTTGTTGCAATGGGGTTTCTATGGCTAACGGATGTGATCAGGAGAAAAGGGTGGAATATAACGTTTCTTCTTTCAATCGTGTATATGACCGTCATTTTTGGAATGGTGGAGTATCGTTTGGTCGCTTCATTCATTTTTGATTCGGAGCCAAACAGCAGAGATGAATATTTTCACGCAAGGCTGCCCCTCGAGTGGGTCATTAAGCTTACATTCAAAAATTTCGTTCTTGGCCATACGCATGTCATGACTGTACATGCGCTTATCATCCTGCCGATTACCATCTTTGCCCTTTATATTATTCTGACCAAAAAACTGTGGAGACAGGAAAAGGTATATGTTTTTTTATTTTGCTTGAATTTTATCCTCTCAGCATGGTACGCATTTTGGTTTTATAAAGGCTGGCTTCCTTTAACGGAAAGGTTTCACACTCTGGATACCTTTAATTTTGCAAGATTTCACTTTTTAAGGCCGATGGTAATTTATATGGGGTTTGCCCTCGCGGTAAAAATCATTTGGGAACACAGCGATTATGCTAAGAAAACCCTTTCTATTTTCATCGCCGTTCAAATTATTGTCTTAATGGGCTTCAATGAAGAAATCACTCATAATAAAAAACCTTCTTTTAAAGAGTTCTATTCAGAAAGCCTTTTTCAGGAAATAAAAGATCATATTGACCTTCCGCAGGAAGAATATCGTGTTGCCAGCATTGGGCTGCATCCCGCAATTGCTCAATTTAATGGATTTTACACGCTAGATAGCTATAACAATTTCTATCCGCTTACTTACAAACATCAATTTCGTCAAATAATTGAAAACGAATTGGCTAAGAATAAAAACATCAGAATCTACTTTGATGAATGGGGAGGACGTTGTTACCTATTTACCGATGAGCTTGGGAAGCATTATATGTTCAAGAAAAGCTCGAAGAAAGAGCTGGAAAATTTAGACCTTAATATGGATGCGTTTAAAGGATTAGGTGGCAAGTATATATTTTCTGCCCTACCAATCAAGAACGCGAAGGAAAACGGATTGGTACTAGATAGGAGTTTCACGAAAAAAGGAAGCGTGTGGAAAATTTATTTATACAGAGTCATGTGA
- a CDS encoding glycosyltransferase family 2 protein — MNSPILTIVVPCYNEESVLQDTITQLCGLVRGLVEENVVSGQSKILLVDDGSKDQTWKIIYKETINNELVRGLKLSRNAGHQNALLAGLFTAKEASDCVISIDADLQDDIQVIPEFIRKFNEGCEIVYGVRQKRDLDSFFKRTSATGFYKMMNKMGVNLVYNHADFRLMSKRAIAELERFDETNLFLRGIVPLIGFKTDSVYYDRKERLAGETKYPFKKMVAFALDGITSFSVTPIRLVLWLGCLSFFISLLFGSYFLWLKFYGQTETGWTSLITSIWLIGGLQLIAVGLIGEYIGKIYNESKRRPKYIVDLDLFNPLDLKKREQLDNERNSIEKLSKTH, encoded by the coding sequence GTGAATTCACCGATACTAACGATTGTTGTACCTTGTTATAACGAAGAAAGCGTATTGCAGGATACCATTACCCAACTTTGTGGATTGGTGAGGGGGTTAGTCGAAGAAAACGTTGTTTCTGGTCAAAGTAAAATTCTACTGGTTGATGATGGAAGTAAAGATCAAACATGGAAGATCATTTATAAGGAAACGATTAATAATGAACTTGTTCGTGGGCTAAAGCTTTCCCGGAATGCAGGACATCAAAATGCACTTCTGGCAGGATTGTTTACAGCCAAAGAAGCCTCGGATTGTGTGATTTCCATTGATGCAGATTTACAGGATGATATTCAAGTCATCCCTGAATTCATTCGAAAATTCAATGAAGGGTGTGAAATTGTATACGGTGTCCGCCAGAAAAGGGATCTTGATTCATTTTTTAAACGAACATCTGCAACTGGTTTTTATAAAATGATGAACAAGATGGGGGTTAACCTTGTCTATAATCATGCCGATTTCCGGCTAATGAGTAAGAGGGCGATCGCGGAGTTGGAACGATTTGATGAAACGAATCTTTTTTTACGGGGGATCGTACCGCTCATTGGGTTTAAGACGGACTCTGTTTATTATGACCGAAAAGAAAGATTGGCTGGGGAAACGAAATATCCATTTAAGAAGATGGTTGCTTTTGCGCTTGATGGCATTACTTCTTTTTCAGTTACACCGATTCGGCTTGTATTATGGCTAGGATGTCTTTCCTTTTTCATTAGCTTACTCTTTGGGTCTTACTTTTTATGGTTAAAGTTTTATGGGCAGACCGAAACTGGATGGACCTCATTAATCACCTCCATATGGTTGATCGGTGGACTACAGTTGATTGCTGTCGGCTTGATTGGGGAATATATCGGTAAAATCTATAATGAATCCAAACGCCGGCCTAAATATATAGTTGATCTGGATCTATTTAATCCGCTCGATTTAAAAAAACGGGAGCAACTAGACAATGAACGGAACAGTATTGAAAAACTATCTAAAACACACTAA
- a CDS encoding GtrA family protein, protein MNGTVLKNYLKHTNSFIRFLLVGIVNTALGLSIMLFLMNVLEFSYWVSTFIGNGTGAVTSFLLNRTFTFKSDIEWRRGVARFFCVILICYSAAYSLGQAIAESMEGSVHLPIQQNVAVLIGAIFYTVLNYIGQKYFVFKKSNLRPIQEGRN, encoded by the coding sequence ATGAACGGAACAGTATTGAAAAACTATCTAAAACACACTAACTCCTTTATCCGCTTTTTATTGGTTGGGATAGTCAATACAGCGCTTGGACTTTCCATCATGCTTTTTCTCATGAATGTTCTTGAATTCTCTTACTGGGTCTCCACCTTTATCGGTAATGGTACGGGAGCTGTAACGAGTTTTCTTTTGAACAGAACTTTTACTTTTAAAAGCGATATAGAATGGCGGAGAGGAGTTGCACGTTTCTTTTGCGTCATCCTGATTTGTTATTCCGCCGCATATTCTTTAGGCCAAGCTATTGCAGAATCAATGGAAGGATCCGTTCATTTACCCATACAACAAAATGTGGCTGTGCTGATAGGAGCAATTTTTTACACAGTTCTTAACTATATTGGCCAGAAATATTTTGTCTTTAAAAAAAGCAATTTGAGACCAATTCAAGAAGGAAGGAACTAA
- a CDS encoding APC family permease, which translates to MLSSIKRFLIGRPLKSNALGEQKLNKTKALAILSSDALSSVAYGPEQILIVLITVGAAAFWYSIPIAIGVLILLTALILSYRQIIFAYPHGGGAYVVSKNNLGVNPGLIAGGSLLVDYILTVAVSVSAGTDAITSAFPGLHSYNVIIAIIFVILLTILNLRGVTESASVLAYPVYLFVLALFILIGVGIYKILTGGVSPELHTSIGTPVAGISLFILLRAFASGSSALTGVEAISNAIPNFKDPAPNNAAKTLIAMGSLLAVLFSGIVYLAYYLSIVPSAEVTVVSQIAEEIFGRNFMYFFIQGTTALILILAANTGYSAFPLLAVNLAKDKFIPRAFTIRGDRLGYSNGIIILGLASIILIVAFEGHTENLIPLYAVGVFIPFTLSQTGMIVKWIREKPKGWMMKLTINSIGAMISFIVTMIFFLTKFTQVWPVLIFLPIIILIFHRIRKHYEAVGDQLRITTCEPILPIEGNIIIVPVAGITHVVENSLNYAKSLSANQVIAVYVAFEREDEKKFVEKWKKWQPDVRLVTLNSYYRSIIQPLTKFVDTVEHKASEANYKVTVIIPQFIPKKGWHNILHNQSSLLIRAYLLYRRNVVVTTVPYHLKK; encoded by the coding sequence ATGTTATCTTCTATAAAGAGGTTCTTGATTGGGAGACCTTTAAAATCAAATGCACTTGGTGAACAAAAGCTTAACAAAACAAAGGCTTTGGCGATTTTATCTTCTGATGCTTTGTCTTCGGTTGCTTATGGACCGGAGCAAATATTAATCGTCCTTATCACGGTCGGTGCTGCGGCATTCTGGTATTCCATCCCTATCGCGATTGGGGTATTGATCCTGTTAACTGCTTTGATTTTGTCCTATAGACAAATAATTTTCGCTTATCCACATGGCGGGGGGGCCTATGTGGTTTCAAAAAACAATTTAGGTGTCAATCCAGGGTTGATAGCTGGAGGATCCTTATTGGTGGATTATATATTAACTGTCGCTGTAAGTGTTTCTGCAGGTACGGATGCCATCACGTCCGCTTTTCCTGGCCTGCATTCATATAATGTCATCATAGCCATCATTTTCGTCATTCTGCTTACAATCCTGAACCTTCGGGGGGTTACGGAGTCGGCCTCTGTTTTGGCCTATCCGGTGTACCTATTCGTTTTAGCATTGTTCATCTTGATTGGTGTCGGGATTTACAAGATTTTGACGGGTGGGGTTTCACCGGAATTGCACACGTCCATCGGGACTCCGGTAGCGGGCATCAGTTTATTTATACTGCTAAGAGCATTCGCATCAGGAAGCTCCGCATTGACAGGAGTCGAAGCGATTTCCAATGCAATCCCGAACTTTAAAGATCCAGCCCCGAATAATGCTGCGAAAACTTTAATAGCCATGGGTTCCTTACTAGCAGTATTATTTTCGGGAATCGTATACTTGGCCTATTATTTAAGCATTGTTCCAAGCGCGGAGGTAACGGTCGTCTCCCAGATTGCTGAAGAGATCTTTGGACGGAATTTCATGTATTTCTTCATTCAAGGTACGACTGCATTGATCTTGATACTGGCAGCCAATACTGGCTATTCGGCTTTCCCTCTGCTTGCGGTAAATCTTGCGAAGGATAAATTCATTCCACGGGCGTTTACGATAAGAGGGGACCGATTGGGGTATTCTAATGGAATTATCATACTGGGACTTGCATCGATCATCTTAATAGTCGCATTTGAAGGACATACAGAAAATCTCATTCCGCTTTATGCGGTAGGGGTATTCATTCCATTTACGTTGTCCCAGACCGGGATGATTGTTAAATGGATTCGCGAAAAGCCAAAAGGCTGGATGATGAAATTAACCATTAATTCAATTGGTGCCATGATTAGCTTTATCGTCACGATGATATTCTTTTTAACCAAATTTACTCAGGTTTGGCCTGTTTTGATTTTTTTACCTATCATCATTTTAATTTTTCATCGAATTAGAAAGCATTATGAAGCAGTTGGTGACCAACTAAGGATTACAACATGTGAGCCGATCTTACCAATTGAAGGAAATATCATCATTGTACCCGTGGCGGGTATAACTCACGTGGTTGAGAACTCTTTAAATTATGCAAAATCTCTATCAGCAAATCAGGTTATTGCCGTATATGTTGCTTTTGAAAGAGAAGATGAAAAGAAATTCGTGGAAAAATGGAAAAAATGGCAACCAGATGTAAGACTCGTTACACTGAATTCTTATTACAGAAGTATCATTCAGCCACTAACTAAATTTGTGGATACGGTTGAACATAAGGCTAGTGAAGCCAATTATAAAGTTACGGTGATTATCCCCCAATTCATTCCAAAGAAGGGCTGGCACAATATACTTCATAACCAATCAAGTTTACTGATTCGCGCCTACTTACTTTATAGAAGAAATGTGGTTGTTACGACTGTGCCATATCATTTGAAGAAGTAA